aaatataaagaCAAATAAATTTCATTTGCTTTTCGTGGAAGAAAATATGAACAGTTTACATCATTGGAGGAAATTTTCTACTATTGCATGACAAACAAGTTCAAATCATGAAACTGAACGAAAATTCGTGTGTGAGTATTTAGTTCAACTTGATAGGCTGTTTTGAATAAGATTCTAAGCTTCAGCTTTTGTGCTTTACCTGATTCCTTCTCGTTTAATTTGTGATGACAGTTCAGAAGGGTTGCTAACCTCTATTTCCTCATGATCTCAATCTTGTCATGCACTCCTGTGAGGTATGCTCCTACAATATAGTTTTGccctttattaattttcaaaatcaAGTCACGTTGCATTACAATTGTAGTCTCAGGAATCCTTTTTCTACTGACTCTGTGCATGTTTTTGAGTTAAGTGTGATTATAGACttaaaaatcaaaatcctaATCCTACTGGACTGAACACATGTTCAAGGAAACCCTCTGTAGGATATAAATGCTACACAACATATGGCCCCAAGGTTCCATTGGAATGAAATTGCCATAATTTCATGTATACTGTTGAATGGCTGATACACATTGGATGTAATGACAGGgatatatgtatatttgtgcttttatatttattatgtatagatatttattattttaatatggCAATAGCCAATTCAAGACACCTTTCAGTTAGCTAGCTGAATCCActtgacattcttgagtttgtcCATGTCCATTACTATTCTTGTTTATCGAAAATAGCCTGTGTGATATTTGGAGAGAGTTTTGGGTAACTAACTATTCTGCTCCCTGATGGGCTTTTGCACTTTATGTTGAATGAATCTGCATCTTATGAAGGTTTGTTTCTTTGCAGTCCTGTAAGTCCAATTACAAATGTGCTTCCACTGACACTGGTGCTTCTTGTGTCCCTCGTAAAGGAAGCGTGGGAGGATTGGGTTAGTGTCAAATAATTCCTGTCTTCAGTCATCTGCCAGAGAAAAATCCAAGTCCAATCACATCTCACATTATTTTTTCCTTGTTATTTTTTTGATTCATACATGAAGAAACGTTTCCAAAATGACATGTCAATCAATAATTCCACCGTAGAAGTGTTGCAAGACTGGAATTGGGTACCTACTCCTTGGAAGAGGCTGCAGGTTGGAGATATTATCAGAGTAAGTCAGCTGTTCTTTTGTCTTTCCCTGTCAAATATCTCTATCTGTTAAGGCTAGACCTTCAATTTTATGATCTCTACATGTATAAAACACTTTTCTAGTTTTCCAGCTTGTTTATTAAGATTACCCGTGGTTAGAGACAGATAACATGTTAGCCCTGGAGAGCATTGATTGTTTATTAATATAACAAAGAAGCTATAGAAGCATTTAGTCCCAGGAATCATTTTAGGTTAGTGCACTTGAAAGCAAGCATTTTGGACCTCTAACCACCTTCCCTTTTTCTGTTAATAGTCAGCAGATGGTACTTTTTGTGTATCTATGCACTCACATGTAGTATCTTTTCTGATTGTTTTGACTGTTTGTCGCATCGCAGGTGAACCAGGATGGATTCTTTCCTGCCGATTTAATATTCCTGGCTAGCACAAACCCTGATGGTGTCTGCTATGTTGAGGTTAGCACTCTTTGGCTTTAAGGCAATCACCTGGTTCATCTGTCATTTTCTGTATATCTTGTTCCCACTTGTTTGAGTGTATTCTATGGATCTGATCTGTATGTGTTCTTTGTCACATTCTATTTTTTCGGTATCATTTTTGTATTATGATTGTTTTGCAGACTGCAAATCTGGATGGAGAAACTAACTTGAAGATACGGAAGGCACCAGAAAGGACTTGGGATTTTGTGTCACCGGACAAAGTTTCTGAATTCAAAGGTTTTGTTGACTCTTTGTTGCTTGGCTCATAAATAATCTTGGTTTAGAGTTTACCATGCTATCTAAGTGATGATTTGTCACTGTATTTATTGAGTGTACTACAAACTAGTAGGTGACATTGCTACTTGTGGTTATATTTGTACAACTTAAAAGAATTTATTATGGAGAGGATCATATTTAGGACTGCAAACTTTGAGTCGTCAGCGAGGTTGTCTTTGGAATAAATTGCTGAAGAAAGATTTTGTAGTATTTCATCATCCTGGTGGACTTATGGCAATCCACACAAAATTCTGATTGTTCCATTGATGAAATACATGGTATTTTAACTGATACACTCACTTGTGAGACATTTAGGGTAGTTTGGTTTCGTTTTCAGTTTCAACTTCCAACTTCCTATATTTCCAGTTTATTGGAGTATCATGGTTTTTGTAGAAGtgtattcattttttttgtgtgtATATATTAAAGATATGTTTGGATGAATAATTTTGACCTTAATAGTTGTAGGtctgaaaatgaaaatatgtttGGTTCATTGTAttatttactccctccatccatgataaaacttcctaggagggaatGGCACGGGTTTTTAGACgagattgttgagtgtattgggagtggtgaaaatgtgttgtaattagtattgagagtgatgaaaatgtgaaaagtaagggtaaatggggtattataagtggtgggatatagtccaaaaatagaataGGAATTTCTTTTGTGCATGtcccaaaaaaaggaaaagtaggaagttttttatcatggacggagggagtatatttttttgtggGGATCATTTTACATTTTTGGTTCACGAAGTGAAGAATAATTAAGTGGTGGCTCCCTGAACAACATGCTATGGGATTGAAAAAGGGTTTTCGTTATGAGCGTTTTGGATGAAAATAACTAGAAGAAACATCTTTTGAGTGTTTTGCGTACAGTTGACAGGATGTTTTAGGAAATAAAACTAACACGTgcttatattttatatacatgAATTTTTGAAATGCAGGTGAGGTTCAATGTGAGCAACCAAATAACTCTCTATATACCTTCACTGGAAACTTGATCATTGATAAACAAATCTTGCCTCTCAGTCCAAACCAACTTCTATTACGTGTATGAACTCGTATCTCTGGCGCTCCCTCTTTATATCAGATTCCAAGTTATTTTTCATTTCTAGTTGCTAAATTGAACTAACCTTTCTTACTGGATGAGATGGATAGTTTTTTTGTTATCAATTTTTAGTTTCCTATTGTTACCATCTGAATAAACTGTGCATGTATTTTCTTAGGATATGTATATGCTAAGAATCTTGTTATGGAATTTGCCTATTGTATATAGTTTGTATTATTGTATGAATTGATGATTCAAATTGGTTCTTTCTTATTGAGTTGTATTTTGCATGTTTCCAGGGATGTAGTCTAAGAAACACTGAGTACATTGGATATCCTAAATCTTTTTATGAAATTTCTGGCCTATTGTATATAGTTTATATTATTATGTGAATTGATGATTCAAATTGGTTCTTTCTTATTGAGTTGTGTTTTACATGTTTCCAGGGGTGTAGTCTAAGAAACACTGAGTACATCGTAGGTGCTGTCGTTTTTACAGGGCATGAGACAAAGGTATCTTCATTATctactttatttttcttttcttttttgtcttaTTTGCTTGTTGATATTTTGTCAACTTCCCTGGTGGTGGAAAAGGCTTTCATAGAGTAATGCTCGGATGTTTCTATGGCAGTTGGGAGATTATCAAATGATTTTTGACAGTCTCAGGCTCTGTAGACCACTTTGTCTATATCATTCAAGACTTTATGTAGTCATGTTTCATGTTCTTCTCATACTTTTTATGCTGTGTGTATGAGTGGCTGCTATTGTCTAATTTCAGGTTATGATGAACTCCATGAAAATCCCTTCCAAGAGAAGCACCTTAGAAAAGAAACTTGACAAGCTTATACTTACACTGTTTACTGTTCTTTTCTGCATGTGTCTTTTGGGATCCATTGGCAGGTGTGCCtattatatttcaattttagaAGTTTGCTACCTAGTTTGTTtacattttctaaaataattaatGCCACCCTTTCTTGATGTTTTCAGTGGTATATTCATAAACCGCAAGTATTACTATTTGAGATTTGACAGATCAGAGGCACAGTTCGATCCTGATAGCAGATTTGTGGTAAGTAGTTATTGCCTTCATTTTCTTGTCTGTTCTtacttttttttgtgtgtgtgtgttttttcttccattttctcagTTTTCTAGTTTTATGTTTTGTGTTATATAGGTTGCTATCTTGACGTTTTTTACCCTTATAACTCTGTATTCGCCAATCATTCCAATCTCTCTCTATGTTTCGGTGGAGGTAAATTTCTCGGTTATTTCTGTTTCTGTTTCTGTTTCTGTTTCTTGAGGCTACTATTGTTAAGTATGAACAGCTTTTCTTGTTTAATTCAGATGATTAAATTTATCCAATCCACCCAATTCATCAACAATGACTTGCGCATGTACCATGCTGAGAGCAATACCCCTGCATTGGCACGGACATCCAACTTAAATGAGGAACTTGGGCAGGTAGATATTGTGCCTTGTTGACTTTTCAAGGAATTTCTCGTGCTTCCTTTCCACGAGCGCGAAAATGATTGAGCATAAATGTTCTAATAATATAGCTTAGATTATGTTCCATGACCATGTTTGGGAGATTTGGTTTTGCCTCATTTTAATCTGTTCTTCTGATAGGTGGAGTACATCTTCTCTGACAAAACTGGGACCTTGACTCGTAACTTGATGGAGTTTTTCAAATGTTCAATTGGGGGAGAGGTATATGGTACAGGTGTCAGTGAAATAGAGATCGGAACGGCTCAAAGGACTGGTGCTAAAGTTGATGTAAGTTTAGTTGCCAGTTAAGTTTCATAAAGTGAGGTTTTTTATGTCTTGATTTTATGCCTTTCATTTTAGGTGCAGAAGCAGTCAAGTGCAGTACGTGAAAGGGGTTTCAACTTTGATGATGCACGACTTATGAGAGGAGCTTGGAGGAATGAACCTAATCCTGATTGTTGCAAAGTAGGTTGATTTGATTCAggattttttttgaaaactaCCTAAATCTTCTGAAAATTCATTCATGCTCTTTGTGGCCTCTGGTCGTGTTGAAATTTACTTCCTTCCTTGCCATTGTCAACTTACATAAACTAAAATATCCAACATTTTCATTTCGCTCATGATCAATATTGGAACTGTGAAATGATAACatattttttgatttatttactcTCAAACTTTGAGTATTATGGTTACACTACTGAATAATTATGTgattacattaatttatttatgctgCTTTGAGAGGGTTGCTAGCAGATTTGTTTAGGTATGGGGGAACTTTTCAGGATGACATAGCAATGTCGTTACCCATCTACTGCCGCTGCTGATTCCTCTACTTGATGTATATTCATtgtctgaatttatttatttattttcatttatttttgtataggaattcttcaggtgcCTAGCAATATGCCATACTGTGCTTCCAGAAGGCGACGAATCCCCTGAGAGGATTCGATATCAAGCTGCATCACCTGATGAGGCTGCTTTGGTAGTAGCTGCAAAGAATTTTGGCTTTTTCTTCTATAGGTATGTGTGATTATTGTGGTTCTTTTACCTATTTGAGGACATTATCGCTTGAACGGGTTGGCTTGCCTGCAGACGTACCCCCACAATGATTTATGTTCGGGAATCACATGTTGAGAAGATGGGAAAGGTTCAGGATGTTCCTTATGAAATTTTAAATGTTCTTGAGTTTAACAGGTAATCACACCTTTTAATCTGCTTCtgaatttctttttttgtaCTCAAATCATTAATGTTTTTGAATAGCTAACTCTTTTGTCATGGTTTAGTACAAGGAAGCGCCAGTCAGTTGTTTGCCGCTATCCAGATGGTAGACTTGTACTCTACTGCAAGGTTACTTTTTGAGCCTTTTTTGTATTTGGTGGTTGGAAGTTAATTGAAAGCAATAAATTGACAGTTTTCTTTATGATGGATTTACAGGGTGCAGATACTGTGATATATGAAAGATTGGCGGATGGTGACCCTGATTTGAAAAGAATGAGTAGGGAGCACTTAGAACAATTTGGAGCCTCTGGGTTACGTACTCTTTGCTTGGCTTATAAAAATTTGAAGCCTGATGTATATGAAAGTTGGAACGAGAAATATATTCAGGCAAAATCTGCTCTGCGGGATAGAGAGAAGAAATTGGATGAAGTATGTTGACAggtttttcatatatttttgtgGTCTAGTGCAATTTACTTTTAcacttaatatatttttcttaaagtAATTTCTTGCTCAATCTGGTTTACTGGTCATTGGTATTCACAGCCCAACATATAAAAATTTCAGGTTGCGGAATTAATAGAAAAAGAACTTATTTTGATTGGATGTACTGCTATTGAAGACAAGCTTCAGGAGGGAGTACCAGCGTGCATAGAGACCCTCTCTCGTGctggaattaaaatttgggTTTTAACAGGAGACAAGATGGAAACAGCAATAAATATTGCCTATGGTAGTGAAGTT
The genomic region above belongs to Salvia miltiorrhiza cultivar Shanhuang (shh) chromosome 5, IMPLAD_Smil_shh, whole genome shotgun sequence and contains:
- the LOC131025252 gene encoding phospholipid-transporting ATPase 3 isoform X2, which codes for MAGWRGSRGGGDGAPSEERIASSQTVRLGKVQPQAPGHRTVFCNDREANALAKFKGNSVSTTKYDVFTFLPKGLFEQFRRVANLYFLMISILSCTPVSPVSPITNVLPLTLVLLVSLVKEAWEDWKRFQNDMSINNSTVEVLQDWNWVPTPWKRLQVGDIIRVNQDGFFPADLIFLASTNPDGVCYVETANLDGETNLKIRKAPERTWDFVSPDKVSEFKGEVQCEQPNNSLYTFTGNLIIDKQILPLSPNQLLLRGCSLRNTEYIVGAVVFTGHETKVMMNSMKIPSKRSTLEKKLDKLILTLFTVLFCMCLLGSIGSGIFINRKYYYLRFDRSEAQFDPDSRFVVAILTFFTLITLYSPIIPISLYVSVEMIKFIQSTQFINNDLRMYHAESNTPALARTSNLNEELGQVEYIFSDKTGTLTRNLMEFFKCSIGGEVYGTGVSEIEIGTAQRTGAKVDKQSSAVRERGFNFDDARLMRGAWRNEPNPDCCKEFFRCLAICHTVLPEGDESPERIRYQAASPDEAALVVAAKNFGFFFYRRTPTMIYVRESHVEKMGKVQDVPYEILNVLEFNSTRKRQSVVCRYPDGRLVLYCKGADTVIYERLADGDPDLKRMSREHLEQFGASGLRTLCLAYKNLKPDVYESWNEKYIQAKSALRDREKKLDEVAELIEKELILIGCTAIEDKLQEGVPACIETLSRAGIKIWVLTGDKMETAINIAYACKLINNGMKQFIISSETDDIREVEDKGDQIELARYMKETVKNELQSCHDEAQQYLQSQSGPKLSLIIDGKCLMYALDPSLRGMLLNLSLNCTAVVCCRVSPLQKAQVTSLVKKGANRITLSIGDGANDVSMIQAAHVGVGISGQEGMQAVMASDFAIAQFRFLTDLLLVHGRWSYHRICKVVTYFFYKNLTFTLTQFWFTFETGFSGQRFYDDWFQSLYNVIFTALPVIIIGLFDKDVSAALSKKYPELYKEGIRNAFFKWRVVATWAFFAIYQSLVLYYFVVASSKRAINSSGKLFGLWDVSTMAFTCVIVTVNLRLLMMCNTVTRWHHISVGGSILAWFLFVFIYSGIVLPNKEQENIYFVIYVLMSTFYFYLTLILVPVAALFCDFVYMGAQRWFFPYDYQIVQEIHRHEADTSRIGLLEVGHSQLTPDEARSYAIMQLPGQKSRHTGFAFDSPGYESFFASQAGVYVPQKAWDVARRASMRSKPKTPRTPRTPRTPQRN
- the LOC131025252 gene encoding phospholipid-transporting ATPase 3 isoform X1, giving the protein MAGWRGSRGGGDGAPSEERIASSQTVRLGKVQPQAPGHRTVFCNDREANALAKFKGNSVSTTKYDVFTFLPKGLFEQFRRVANLYFLMISILSCTPVSPVSPITNVLPLTLVLLVSLVKEAWEDWKRFQNDMSINNSTVEVLQDWNWVPTPWKRLQVGDIIRVNQDGFFPADLIFLASTNPDGVCYVETANLDGETNLKIRKAPERTWDFVSPDKVSEFKGEVQCEQPNNSLYTFTGNLIIDKQILPLSPNQLLLRGCSLRNTEYIVGAVVFTGHETKVMMNSMKIPSKRSTLEKKLDKLILTLFTVLFCMCLLGSIGSGIFINRKYYYLRFDRSEAQFDPDSRFVVAILTFFTLITLYSPIIPISLYVSVEMIKFIQSTQFINNDLRMYHAESNTPALARTSNLNEELGQVEYIFSDKTGTLTRNLMEFFKCSIGGEVYGTGVSEIEIGTAQRTGAKVDVQKQSSAVRERGFNFDDARLMRGAWRNEPNPDCCKEFFRCLAICHTVLPEGDESPERIRYQAASPDEAALVVAAKNFGFFFYRRTPTMIYVRESHVEKMGKVQDVPYEILNVLEFNSTRKRQSVVCRYPDGRLVLYCKGADTVIYERLADGDPDLKRMSREHLEQFGASGLRTLCLAYKNLKPDVYESWNEKYIQAKSALRDREKKLDEVAELIEKELILIGCTAIEDKLQEGVPACIETLSRAGIKIWVLTGDKMETAINIAYACKLINNGMKQFIISSETDDIREVEDKGDQIELARYMKETVKNELQSCHDEAQQYLQSQSGPKLSLIIDGKCLMYALDPSLRGMLLNLSLNCTAVVCCRVSPLQKAQVTSLVKKGANRITLSIGDGANDVSMIQAAHVGVGISGQEGMQAVMASDFAIAQFRFLTDLLLVHGRWSYHRICKVVTYFFYKNLTFTLTQFWFTFETGFSGQRFYDDWFQSLYNVIFTALPVIIIGLFDKDVSAALSKKYPELYKEGIRNAFFKWRVVATWAFFAIYQSLVLYYFVVASSKRAINSSGKLFGLWDVSTMAFTCVIVTVNLRLLMMCNTVTRWHHISVGGSILAWFLFVFIYSGIVLPNKEQENIYFVIYVLMSTFYFYLTLILVPVAALFCDFVYMGAQRWFFPYDYQIVQEIHRHEADTSRIGLLEVGHSQLTPDEARSYAIMQLPGQKSRHTGFAFDSPGYESFFASQAGVYVPQKAWDVARRASMRSKPKTPRTPRTPRTPQRN